The Chryseobacterium shigense genome segment AGTCGGAAAAGCAATTAAGGATGTTGAGATCAGTGATGATGCGTTCAAACATATTGAGGCTATCATTTACTCTATGACGCCTGACGAAAGAAGAAGACCTTCAATCATCAATACCCAGAGAAAGCAGAGAATTGCAAAAGGTGCAGGAAGAAAGATCGAAGATGTGAATCAACTGATGAAACAGTTCGAGCAGATGGGTAAAATGATGAAAATGATGCAGGGACCTCAGGGAAAACAGATGATGCAGATGATGAGCAAAATGCCGAATATGCCGGGAATGGGCGGAATGCTTGGAAAATAATAAGCTTACAACAATAAGATATAAAAAAACTCTCAGGATTTCTGAGAGTTTTTTATTTTTTTATTTGAATTTGTAACCTATTCCGATCTGGAAGAAATTCATTTTCAATTTTTCATCGTTTACCGGATCTTTAATCATATTGGTCAATCCAAAACTGTAACGTGCATCTACAAATAATCCTTTGTATATGTTATAGTCAGCTCCTAAAAGCAAGCCGAATTCTGTAGATTTCAGATTATCATCAAAACTCTTTTCCAAAAACTTCTCACCTTCGCTTACAGCTGCCTGATCTGCCATTCCTCCTGATACATCAATATTTACTTTTGTACTTGTTCTAAAGCTTACGAAAGGACCTGCATATAACCCAAGTTCCGGAGTAGCATAATATCTGGCTGTTACAGGAACTACAATTCTGTTGAAATTGAATTTTTCTGTAACGGTAATTCCCATTGTTGAAACTTCAACTTTTCCGCCCAGATTTGCATACTGAACTTCACCCTGTACAGCAAATTTACTGTTGAATTTGTGCTCTACCAAAGCTCCAACATAGAAACCTGATTTGGATTTCAAGCCTCCACTTACCCCTTCAAATGCATCAAGATCGTCATTTGAGTTTAGTTTTGATAAAGCATATCCTGCTTTTACACCGAATTTTGTCTGTGCATTCATTCCTGCAAAAAAAGCAAGAGCTGATACCAATAAG includes the following:
- a CDS encoding porin family protein yields the protein MKKILLVSALAFFAGMNAQTKFGVKAGYALSKLNSNDDLDAFEGVSGGLKSKSGFYVGALVEHKFNSKFAVQGEVQYANLGGKVEVSTMGITVTEKFNFNRIVVPVTARYYATPELGLYAGPFVSFRTSTKVNIDVSGGMADQAAVSEGEKFLEKSFDDNLKSTEFGLLLGADYNIYKGLFVDARYSFGLTNMIKDPVNDEKLKMNFFQIGIGYKFK